A segment of the Chitinophagales bacterium genome:
TTCATAACCGGGCGTACCACCAGACGCACTTACTGCAATACTACCATTGTTTCTTTCACAAGTAGCATCTTGTGCTATATCAATTATCACTGCAAGATCAGAAGGGGGCAAACAGGTTCCATTGCAAGCTCCTATACTTGGTGTGCCATTTGTTTGCCAATTACCCGAGCCATCAGTGGTGCGGTATATACTTTGACCATTTGAAGGAGCCTCTCCGGCATACAAAATTTCATTGCCCGGGGTCATGTCTGCGGCAGCTTCTAAATTGCTTGTTCCTAAGCACTGATCTGGCACACAGGGGCTGTAGCCAAATATCTGGTTGGTGCCGAGTGTATTGGCCTGACCGGAAGATGCTGTCCAAAATACGGCATCCACGACTTCAAGAGCGTCATCGTAAAGTGCTATCCATCCTGCATCATTGGGAAGATCCCAGGTGTCGGGCGAACAAAAAGTATTTAAATTGCAAAAGTAAGGAACGACAAAATCTGCTTCATTCACATTGGGTCCGCCTATCACCACAAAATCCAAGGGCGCCAACTTAGTCCCTATAGGAAAGGCAAATGCACCACCATTATCTGCTGTATATTGACCAGCAAGAATAAAACAGCTCAGGTCTATAGTATCGCATTGGCTTTCATTGAAAACCTCTATCCATTCACTGCCATCAGTGTCATCAGCACAGTTTGATAATGTCTGATACAACGGATCGTTCGGATCGTTGGGTGGATTGAGCATCACCTCGTTTATTTTCACCTGCGCATAAAGTGCTGATACACAAAGCAATAAGACTGTAAATATCGTTAAGCGGGAAATAAGCATAAGATTCAAAATGCAAGAATGTGTGTAAAAATAGACAATAAATTATTCCTGATGAAAACCCATTATCGCTTTTACGCTACTAAAGGCTATTTTTATCTTTTTATAAACAGCGATTGAAATTGAATCAGCTTTCTGCCATCATGGAGGGAAACAGTTTTACAGCTATAAAATTGTTTTATTCAGGCAGATTTTAAATTCCCTGAAATGGATTATGGTTTATGTCATCTTTCTATAGTACCGATAAGAGCAGAAGCCTCTGACAAAGCAGAAATGGTCAATCAGCTATTGTTTGGGGAAACTTTTAAAGTTTTACTGAAAGAAAACAATTGGGTAAAAATTCAGTTGGATTGGGACAAATATGAAGGATGGATAGATGCCAAACAGTTTCTACCGCTCAATGCCAATCAACATAAAAAATTCAAAGATAGCAGCTTGAGTTACTGTTTTGAACTCTGCAGCACAGCAATAGGAAATGAACACTACCTGCCTTTGTGCCTAGGTGCAAGCCTGCCTTTTTTTGACGGACTGCATTTTAAATTACTCAAAGAAAAGTACCTTTTCAACGGCAAAAACATTTTACCGGCATCTACTCAAATAAATGCCAAAATCATTGAAAAATGTGCCCGCAAATATCTTAATGCACCTTATTTATGGGGCGGGAAAAGTCCATTTGGAATTGATTGTTCAGGTTTTACGCAAATGGTTTGCAAAATGCTGGGTAAAAAAATCAAAAGGGATGCCTATCAGCAAATTCAAAGTGGGGAAAATGTGGACTTTATATTGGCTGCAAAAACAGGTGACCTGGCATTTTTCGGCAATAGCGATAATAAGATTACGCATGTGGGCATTATTATCGACAACTCCAGGATAATCCATGCTCATGGAAAAGTGCGGATGGATAAAATTGATGCTTATGGCATTTATGATGCTGACAGAAAAAAATATTCGCATCAACTGAAATTGATCAAAAGAATATTTTAATCCGCTTTTTTGTTTTCAATTACTGCCAGCGTCAAGCGACTGACACACACAAGTTTTTCTTTTTCATTTTTAATTTCAATGTCCCAAACCTGTGTAGTTCTGCCCAAGTGGCGAGGCTTTACCTTGCCAAAAACCACCTCTCCTTCTCTTGCTCCGCGCAAATGATTGGCATTGATCTCCAGTCCAACTACTGCTTTTTCTTTCATATCCACACACAAGCTGCCGGCTATACTTCCCAGTGTTTCTGCCAAGACCACTGAAGCTCCGCCATGCAATAGGCGCATTGGTTGAACGGTTCGGTGATCTACCGGCATTTTAGCCGTAATAAAATCAGCACCTATTTCAGTGATTTCTATGCCGAGATGTTCGGTCATAGTGTTTTTGCTGCCTTTATTGATTTGTTCAACTGTAGCAGCATTCAACCATATGCTCATAAATTAAATTTTGTATTCAGATCAAAAAGCAAATCAATTGAACCAACTATTGTGAAATATCTACTTCGGCCCAAACAAATCCTTTGCCTTGTCTTTGGCTTTTTCCTTGGTTTTTTCAGCTTCCTCTCGCGCCTTTTCTTCCGCTTCCTTCTTTAATCTTTCAGCTTCTTTTCGGGCTTTTTCCTCGGCTTCCTTTTTAGCTTTTTGAGCATCCTGTTTTAGCTTTTCGGCTTCTTTCCGGGCTTTTTCTTCAGCTTCCCGTTTTAACCTTTCCGCCTCTTCCCTTGCTTTTCGCTCAAGTTCCTCTTTCTTTTTCTGAAATTCTTCCCTGGCCTTGTCTTTCAGAGAAGATTCTGTCTCTTTCCCTGCGAGCTTGATACTGATTTTAGGATCATCCATAGTGCCGCCCATTCCTATATTAAAAGCTAAAGTAGAAGGCAGTGCACTTGAACTGACACCGGGAATTTTCGCCTGGTCAACAAGTGAGCCGACATAATCCCTGGCGCCACTCAAATAATTAGAAGGAACATTTACCAGCATATTGTAATCCAGTGTTTGGTCAAGGCCGTGGGAACCACTGACATCCATTTTCACATCTTTCACCGCAAAATCAAAAGGTTCAACATACACCCGTCCATCAACAACTTCAAGCACGGTCATAATGCGGTTGATCTTCAGTTCTTTTAAATCCTTCATTTTCAGTTTGTCGGCAATTTTATCTATGCCTTTAAATCCGCTGAGTGTAGCATTGCGCAAATCCACTTTTCCTTCTCCGTTTACACTAGATTCTACCAGGTTCAACTGATCGTCCAATTCTGTCATTAAGTGAAAATCAGAGGAGAAAAAGCCGTCAATATGCTTGCCTATTGGCGCCAATGATTGCACCGTATTGAATGTGTTATAGGCTTCTTTTACATTCAGGTTGCTGATATTGTAGTTGAAATCCAGATAAGGCCTTTTGCCTTCAGGTGTAAGGAAAAAACCAGCTATAGCCACTTTCCCTCCCAGCACATCGGCTGTAAGTGTCTGAATATCCAATCTGCGTTCTGAAAGCGCCAGGCTTGCGCGTGCATTGCGCAGTTCGGCATCATCCATAGTTATTTTGGCCACAGTAGCCTTAATAGCAAATTCAATATCATCCGGCAATTCAAATTTTTCTGTTGATTCACTGGCAGCTGCTTCACCTGCACTGCCTTCTTCTGAAGCAGGTGTTTCTTCCTCACTTACACCCATCAATTCATTCAAATCAAGAAAATCGGATGCCAGATCGAGCTGTCCTTTTAATTTTCCGGTTCCGAGGCTGTATGCAAAGAAATTTTCCAGGCTTCCTGCTGCTTTCAAATCGCTTTTTCCAATATTTAAGGCCAGATTTTTCAAATCCACTTTATTGGGATTGAATGCAAGGTTGAAATCCTGAATATTAACCGGCAGGGGCAAATCCGTTGTTTCATAAGTCATATTGCGAATACGCACAGTTCCAGTAGCATCAAATTCTTCATAACGTTCGGTTTCCAGTGTAGATACTTTTCCTTTCGCTGTTAGATTCATATCCAGGTTTCCTGTAAGCTCCTCTTCCAATGGATAGTAATTTTTCACATTGGCAAGATTTACCTGGGCGAGCAGTGTAAGGTCAAACAGTGGGTCGAGCATAGGTTGTCGCACCAAGGCTTTTATGTCAATGGGTTCTTCGCCCAGTTTCATTTTCAATTGTTTGAGGTCAATCACCATATTGTTGAGATCACCTCCGGGACTATTTACAGCAAGATCAATAAATACCTGCCGCACGGCTGCGGGCAGATCGGGATATTGGAATGTGCCGTTGTCAACTTTTAGCCCCAGATTAAAGGCAGGGTAGCTCTCATCCTTGTATTCCCCCTTAAGATCACCTTTCAAACTGAAATTTCCATCGGCTTTCAGGTCCTGAAAATCGGTCATGTAAATAGCGGGTATCAGGGAAAGCAAAGATTTAAAGTCTGTAGTTGGGGTATTGAATTTCAGATCAAGATCGTAGGCATCCTCTGGCAATTCTTTTACAAGTCCGCTGAGCTTCAGTTCCAGTTCATTCAGTTTCAGCCGGTTATCTTTGATCTCATAACTGCTCTGGGCCAGATCAATAAACGTGGTCAAATCCATTTCTAAGCGGCCTTTTTTAAGATAATCAACTCCATCGGATTTAAAACTCAGCTCATCGATTCTTGTTTCAGTAATAAGATTGAATTGTTCAAGTGTGAAATCCCCCTCGCCCGAATGGTTTAAATTGCGGATAACAAGCAGCATCTTCCCTTGCACATCATCATAAGTGATTTGTGCATTTTCAATGCTGTATTTTTTAAGTGAAATCCTTATATCAGAAGCTGTCTCAGTCTCAGGAGCTACTTCTTTTTCAGGAGCATCTGTTTCTTTCACAATATCATAACTGGCAGTTCCATCTTCCAAAACTTTCACCCTGAAATCGGGATTTACAACAGACACACTATTGATGGCCACCAGGTTGGACTTCAGAATGGGCATAATGTCTAAAGTAAATGCGAGCTCATCGATTTGCGCCAGCGTATCTCCTTTAAATGGCTCGTGGTTGACAACAGTGAGTTTTATCAGTGAAAAAGACAAATTTGGAAAACTGCGCAAAATACTGATGTCCACATCTTTAAAATCGGCATCGGCATTCAGATAATTGTTCATTTCTGTTTTAGCAATGGCAATCAGTTTGTCTTTAAATAGATAGGGAACAGCTATAATAGCACCAAATAATAATACAAGTAGCAATATAAATGCAATAAAAATTTTCTTAAACATTGTTCTGGATTTTAGCTTATGACAATTATAGCAATTAATAAATAACTTTGTTCATTGAAACATGAAAATATGTCGCCTGAGCGTAAAAAAAAGATAAAGGCAGTATTGGACAAACGACAGTATGACTTGACTGTTGTACTTGAAAACATTTTCGATCCGCATAATTATTCAGCTGTATTGCGCTCCTGCGATGCTGTTGGAATCTATGAGGTCTATATTCTCATTACTGAAAAACCTGTTCGCAAATATGTGGGACGCAAAAGTTCTGCAAGTGCCTATAAGTGGATTAAGATACACTATTTTGATGATATTGATAAATGTATGCAAGAGGTTTGTGGAAAATACAAGAATATTTTGAGCAGCCATCTTGAAAGCAAAGCCCAATCGCTTTATGATTTTGATTTGACTGAAAGTACTGCACTGTTGTTTGGAAATGAACAGGTGGGTTTGTCGGACGCCATCTGCAAATATGCAAACGGTAATTTTGTAATCCCGCAAATGGGCATGATACAAAGCCTGAATATTTCCGTGGCTTGTGCGGTAAGCTTGTATGAAGCATTCAGGCAGAAAAACCTTGCAGGGCACTATGATGCCCCTGCCCTACCTCGGGAGGTTTATGATAAAACAAAAAAGCTTTGGTTTGACAACAAGCCGCTGAGTGATGATATTATTATTGATATACGGGAGGATATGAAGAAAAAGGGAATTTAGAGCATTGATAATATTAAAAGTGCTTTTGATGGTTTGTAAAAAGGCTTATTTTCACCAATAAAGCATTTATGTATACATACATATACAGCTATACTAGCGGTCTATGCATACAAAATGCATTACTATAAACAACTTAGCCACAATTATACAAATGAGATACCTACTTTTATTTCTTTCATTTACTATGTTCATTGGATGCAGTAAAAAAGCTAACAAACTAACACATATAAAAGAAATCAATTCTGTATTTACTGAATCTGAGATAGAAGATTTAGAAGTTCTCTTTGACTTTTTTAATAATTCAATTTGCAATAATAAAATTGAATATTTAACTGATTGTTACTATGATTTTTTTGATAAGGTTAAAACATCAGCAGACTCAGGTTCACTTTATCTACATATACCAATTGAAGATCAATTAGCACTTTATGATCAATTAAATGACTCAACCTTCTATCAAATTTGGGCAATTGGAAAAAGTTGGAATCATGAAGATACTGATGACACTTTAAAGTCAGTTTATTACAGATGGGACGGAAAATTCTTCGAATTTTTAAAACAGGCAGGAAAGCAAAATGAATTTGCGAAGGCCTATCTAGAATCTGTTGAGGCAGCAGGAAGCCCACCTCCTTCTCTTGTGGCAAGTATAACTTATAATTACAAAGAGTTGGGTATAGAAGACCTTAGAGTAAAATTTATTCTTGCTATCCATTTTTTGACTTTAAACGATGAATATAAAAGAGAAGAAAAATATCATGATGCCTAAAATTTAACCCAAAGTTTGAAGAAAGACTCTAAAATTGCTCTTAGCTACCCCGCTCGATCAAGAATAAGCAAAGCACTTCTTATCCGCCCACTCCCACCGGCTTTCTCAAAATCCAGTCCTTTCGGAGCTAACAAGCAAGCCCTGAAAAGGACGAAATAAAAAAAAACAAAGGGTGCAGCTCTTGGTTTCTTCCCTCAAAACTTCAGCAAATGCGCCTTGGACTTATCGCGCCAACCGGCCTGCGATTCATAATCCACATAATAGATTTTCAGATCTGCCTGTGATTCGTAATCCACGAAAAAGAGCTTGTAATCGGCTTGAGATTCGTATTTTACTGCAAACCAAAGCCCATCTTCATCGGCCTGTGATTCATAATCTACATGATAGACCTTTAGATCACATTGCGATTCATAATCAACCACGAAAACTTTCAGATCGGCCTGTGATTCATATTTTACTTTAAATACTTTTTGGGCAAACACAGATGATGCCGCAAAAACAAAAAGCACAGAAAATATAAGGGCAGTTTTTTTCATAGTCGTATTATTTCAATTTTTTACGAATTTGCTTATAACGCTTGTCTTTCAGCATATCTATCAAATAGTCATCATCTCTGATCTTGGCAATGTCCATTGCAGAATAATAAGTGCCTTTGTGCCGATAGCCTTCAGCTTTGGGGTCTGCACCCATTCTTAACAATTCCCGAATAACTTTGCTGCGCCTGTATCCTTTTACCCGATAAAAAACAGCCGTGGCTAATGGTTCTCCATTCACATAATTGGGATCTATGCTGTAATCTTTCAATAAACGAAGCAGCTCAACAGTCTGGTCTTCTTTGTCTTTGTGCAATCCATCTTTAGAAGTCAAGCGCATGAGGCTGCTCAGGTAAGAACGTTTGTACTCTTCTTTAGTCCCGGTATTAATTTCCGTATAGGCTATTCCATTGGGATCAGCACCCTGTTCCAGTAAAAAGCGGATACTGCGAAAGTCCATTTTATAAATGGCCATATACAAAGGCGATTCGTGATAAATCTTATAAATGTCACCCTGCCTTTTTTCTACCGTTTTTTTCCGCAGCACCTGGTGATTGACATCCACACTGTCTTTCAAAACCAGTTTTGTAATGGCATTGTAATCTCCAAGTTTTACGGCATCTACCAACTTGCTGCCCGGCAGGGTAATGACTTTTATGTTTTTGATTTTGTTTTGAGCCAGTTTTGCAAAATGCCCCTTGGGGTATTTTTCCAGGTAACGTTCGTAATCTTCTATGGTATTTTTTCTGCGGATTTCCAACCAAAATGCATCCTCCTCAGCTCTTTCATTTTCCAGCTCCTTTAAACTGTCTTGTACAGCAATATTCCTGAGTCCCTGCAAAGCCAGCTCCTTTATTTTTTGCATATCCTGATATTCAACAGATACAGTTGCAGGCTCATTTTTCAAATAATAGCTCACCGATTCCAATGCATTTTCAAAATCTTCAATTTCCATATAAGTTTTGCTGCGCCAGTATTCTATCTGCAAATTGGTGGTGTCCAATATGGTCTCAGCATCATTTAATTTTTCAAGTGCCTGTGCATAGTTTCCTAAATCGAAAAATCTTTCCGCCTCAAAAATCTTCATGTACGCCATTTGATTTTTATCCTGTGCAGTAAGTTGCAGGCTCATAAATATTCCCATTAACAGGAAAAAGAAGTATCCGTTTCTCATAAATCTCAAATCACAATTAAGAATGAAATATAAGCAATTCAAAATTTTATTCTTGTTATTAAACCTCAAAATAACTCTGTGCTTCCCAATTAAAATTTACAAACAATGCGATTTGTTTATCTTCATGTCTGAACTTACAGTTGATTTTTCTTAAATTATCAGTATGAAAAACAAACTATTCACATCTACCCAAAAACAGGCTCCCCCTGCATTTGACAATGCTTTTATGGAAAGCATGACCCGTACACCGCCCTATTTACCCTTCGTAATATTTATTCCTGTAATTCTGTTTTTCCTGTATCGCGCCATTTTTATTACGGCCACTCCATTGTGGCAAATTGCTCTGCTTTGGTTCTCTGCAATGGTTTTCTGGACAGCACTGGAGTATTTTATCCACCGCTATCTGCTGCATTTTAAAACCGATTCGGAATTTGGCAAAAAAATGATGTACAGTTTGCACGGCATCCACCACGATTATCCAAATGATACTTCCAAATTGTTTCTTCCATTATGGGTAACCATTCCAGGTGGATTTGGTTTTTATTTCCTGTTTCTTTGGCTAATCGGCCCGGAGTTGATTGATGCATTTTTCAGTGGACTTGTTGCCAGCTACCTGTTTTATGATTTCAATCATTATGCAGTGCATCATTTAAACTTGAAAAACCCGGTATTTCAATTCCTTAAGAAGCATCACCTGAGTCATCATTTCAAAGATCCTTCCCGGGCATTTGGCTTTACGACATCCGTTTGGGACAATGTGTTTGGCACACCAAGGAAAAAATGATTGGGCTACTTACTTTTCCACTCCCCTTTAAAAACATATTCAGCAGAGCCCGAGAGTACAATATTGCTAAAAGCATTGTCTTCAAAATCAAACGCCACCCTTAACTTTCCACCCAGGGTGTGCAGTATGCGCCATTTATCAGAAGTTTTATCCTCCAGGAAATCGGCCAATGAAGCAGCTACAACTCCTGTTCCACAAGAATAGGTCTCATCCTCCACCCCTCTTTCATAAGTGCGCACATACAATTCATTTTTGGTAAATGCTTCTATAAAATTGACATTGATGCCCTCTTTTTTGTAGGGGGCACTGTTCCTGATTTTCCTACCCTGACCAGCTATATCCGCATCTTTCAATTGTTTTTGATAAACCACACAATGGGGCGATCCTGTATTTAAAACCCAGGCATTGTCCTGTTTTTCATATTGCTTCACAGGAATCATTTCAAGCGCTACTCCCTCAGCATTAATATGCGCCTTATGCGCACCGTCAATGGCCAGGAAATGTGCGGCTTTATCTATTATACCCAAATCTGCAGCAAACTGCACAATACACCTGCCACCATTGCCACACATGCTGCTTTCTCCTCCATCTGAATTGTAATAGATCATTTCAAAATCAAAGCCGTCCTTATTTTGCAAAAGCATCAGTCCATCAGCTCCAATGCCAAACCTGCGGTGACACATATCGGCAATTTCCTTGCGTGAAACACTTTTGTCCCCTGACCTGTTATCCATTAAAATAAAATCATTGCCAGTGCCGTGATATTTAAAAAACTGCATAATATGTGTTTTAAAATGAAAGCGTTAAAGCGTGTTATAAAAAGGATTAAAAATTGTTAAATGACTTTTTTAAAAAACACAATTGAAAAAAATTTGCGTTTGAAAAACCAGTTTCACAAGAACAATTACACAAAGAAAGTAATTATTTAAATCAAAAATCAATACACCATGAGGAATATAAAACAACTAAGCCTGACCATTACAGTTTCAGTATTAACTGCATTAGCAACACTCTATTTTGGCAAAGCATATATAATGGAGCAATTGCCCCAACTTACCGAAAGCCCTGCTGAAATTGCACAGCCAATAAAATTCACCAACTATGTTCCCGGCCCTACCACACAGGAGGGACTAACAGATTT
Coding sequences within it:
- a CDS encoding sterol desaturase family protein, with the protein product MKNKLFTSTQKQAPPAFDNAFMESMTRTPPYLPFVIFIPVILFFLYRAIFITATPLWQIALLWFSAMVFWTALEYFIHRYLLHFKTDSEFGKKMMYSLHGIHHDYPNDTSKLFLPLWVTIPGGFGFYFLFLWLIGPELIDAFFSGLVASYLFYDFNHYAVHHLNLKNPVFQFLKKHHLSHHFKDPSRAFGFTTSVWDNVFGTPRKK
- a CDS encoding AsmA family protein — translated: MFKKIFIAFILLLVLLFGAIIAVPYLFKDKLIAIAKTEMNNYLNADADFKDVDISILRSFPNLSFSLIKLTVVNHEPFKGDTLAQIDELAFTLDIMPILKSNLVAINSVSVVNPDFRVKVLEDGTASYDIVKETDAPEKEVAPETETASDIRISLKKYSIENAQITYDDVQGKMLLVIRNLNHSGEGDFTLEQFNLITETRIDELSFKSDGVDYLKKGRLEMDLTTFIDLAQSSYEIKDNRLKLNELELKLSGLVKELPEDAYDLDLKFNTPTTDFKSLLSLIPAIYMTDFQDLKADGNFSLKGDLKGEYKDESYPAFNLGLKVDNGTFQYPDLPAAVRQVFIDLAVNSPGGDLNNMVIDLKQLKMKLGEEPIDIKALVRQPMLDPLFDLTLLAQVNLANVKNYYPLEEELTGNLDMNLTAKGKVSTLETERYEEFDATGTVRIRNMTYETTDLPLPVNIQDFNLAFNPNKVDLKNLALNIGKSDLKAAGSLENFFAYSLGTGKLKGQLDLASDFLDLNELMGVSEEETPASEEGSAGEAAASESTEKFELPDDIEFAIKATVAKITMDDAELRNARASLALSERRLDIQTLTADVLGGKVAIAGFFLTPEGKRPYLDFNYNISNLNVKEAYNTFNTVQSLAPIGKHIDGFFSSDFHLMTELDDQLNLVESSVNGEGKVDLRNATLSGFKGIDKIADKLKMKDLKELKINRIMTVLEVVDGRVYVEPFDFAVKDVKMDVSGSHGLDQTLDYNMLVNVPSNYLSGARDYVGSLVDQAKIPGVSSSALPSTLAFNIGMGGTMDDPKISIKLAGKETESSLKDKAREEFQKKKEELERKAREEAERLKREAEEKARKEAEKLKQDAQKAKKEAEEKARKEAERLKKEAEEKAREEAEKTKEKAKDKAKDLFGPK
- a CDS encoding C40 family peptidase, producing the protein MDYGLCHLSIVPIRAEASDKAEMVNQLLFGETFKVLLKENNWVKIQLDWDKYEGWIDAKQFLPLNANQHKKFKDSSLSYCFELCSTAIGNEHYLPLCLGASLPFFDGLHFKLLKEKYLFNGKNILPASTQINAKIIEKCARKYLNAPYLWGGKSPFGIDCSGFTQMVCKMLGKKIKRDAYQQIQSGENVDFILAAKTGDLAFFGNSDNKITHVGIIIDNSRIIHAHGKVRMDKIDAYGIYDADRKKYSHQLKLIKRIF
- a CDS encoding hotdog fold thioesterase; translated protein: MSIWLNAATVEQINKGSKNTMTEHLGIEITEIGADFITAKMPVDHRTVQPMRLLHGGASVVLAETLGSIAGSLCVDMKEKAVVGLEINANHLRGAREGEVVFGKVKPRHLGRTTQVWDIEIKNEKEKLVCVSRLTLAVIENKKAD
- a CDS encoding RNA methyltransferase; this translates as MKHENMSPERKKKIKAVLDKRQYDLTVVLENIFDPHNYSAVLRSCDAVGIYEVYILITEKPVRKYVGRKSSASAYKWIKIHYFDDIDKCMQEVCGKYKNILSSHLESKAQSLYDFDLTESTALLFGNEQVGLSDAICKYANGNFVIPQMGMIQSLNISVACAVSLYEAFRQKNLAGHYDAPALPREVYDKTKKLWFDNKPLSDDIIIDIREDMKKKGI
- the dapF gene encoding diaminopimelate epimerase; translation: MQFFKYHGTGNDFILMDNRSGDKSVSRKEIADMCHRRFGIGADGLMLLQNKDGFDFEMIYYNSDGGESSMCGNGGRCIVQFAADLGIIDKAAHFLAIDGAHKAHINAEGVALEMIPVKQYEKQDNAWVLNTGSPHCVVYQKQLKDADIAGQGRKIRNSAPYKKEGINVNFIEAFTKNELYVRTYERGVEDETYSCGTGVVAASLADFLEDKTSDKWRILHTLGGKLRVAFDFEDNAFSNIVLSGSAEYVFKGEWKSK
- a CDS encoding gliding motility-associated C-terminal domain-containing protein codes for the protein MLISRLTIFTVLLLCVSALYAQVKINEVMLNPPNDPNDPLYQTLSNCADDTDGSEWIEVFNESQCDTIDLSCFILAGQYTADNGGAFAFPIGTKLAPLDFVVIGGPNVNEADFVVPYFCNLNTFCSPDTWDLPNDAGWIALYDDALEVVDAVFWTASSGQANTLGTNQIFGYSPCVPDQCLGTSNLEAAADMTPGNEILYAGEAPSNGQSIYRTTDGSGNWQTNGTPSIGACNGTCLPPSDLAVIIDIAQDATCERNNGSIAVSASGGTPGYEFEWSNETFSDTLNDLESGTYTVTLSDADGCVVIKSVEIDNIGEALEAEIIPADTSILKGDSVRLRIISNNTIFSARWDPFIYLSCGLCTEPYAVPDESTTYAVELEDANGCTATASSSIKVIPDENSVFIPTAFTPNGDNLNDILYVRSPRLSSLVFEVFDRWGKMVFRTTDVEQGWAGTYPNGKAVNEGVYMYVVEAEFDNGKSKVFKGNVTLLR
- a CDS encoding DUF6150 family protein, whose amino-acid sequence is MKKTALIFSVLFVFAASSVFAQKVFKVKYESQADLKVFVVDYESQCDLKVYHVDYESQADEDGLWFAVKYESQADYKLFFVDYESQADLKIYYVDYESQAGWRDKSKAHLLKF